Proteins co-encoded in one Syntrophorhabdus sp. genomic window:
- a CDS encoding type II toxin-antitoxin system PemK/MazF family toxin: MWRRERSLSIKIASRGDVWVGVDGTSAADTLQARSVSTERLAKKLGSISSTAMEEITAAIAAVIEYQ; the protein is encoded by the coding sequence ATCTGGAGACGGGAGAGATCGTTGAGCATTAAGATCGCTTCGCGCGGAGATGTATGGGTCGGTGTCGACGGAACATCCGCCGCCGACACTCTTCAAGCAAGAAGCGTTTCGACAGAAAGACTGGCGAAGAAACTGGGAAGCATCTCATCAACAGCAATGGAAGAGATTACGGCAGCAATTGCAGCTGTGATCGAGTATCAATAA
- a CDS encoding type II toxin-antitoxin system Phd/YefM family antitoxin, whose protein sequence is MKRLKVNEDIRPMSEFRTGIASFLKQVRTTKRPLIITQHGKGVAVLLDAGEYEAMQERIELLQDVHASIGQIEDGKGIEHDDAMAAVLKRIKR, encoded by the coding sequence ATGAAAAGGCTCAAGGTCAATGAGGACATCCGGCCGATGTCCGAGTTCAGGACAGGGATCGCTTCTTTCTTGAAGCAGGTCCGCACAACCAAGAGACCCCTCATTATCACGCAGCACGGGAAGGGAGTGGCGGTGTTGCTGGACGCGGGGGAATACGAGGCGATGCAGGAGAGGATAGAGCTGCTTCAGGATGTCCACGCATCGATCGGCCAGATAGAGGACGGTAAGGGGATCGAGCACGATGACGCGATGGCCGCCGTGCTGAAACGGATCAAGAGGTGA
- a CDS encoding type II toxin-antitoxin system RelE/ParE family toxin, which yields MKVLWSPLAVERVSEIAQYIARDNPSAAEKWVKTIFNKVGRLKTFPQSGRPLPETGDQSIRELIHGNYRIIYRIEKIRVSILAVRHGKQILPVEEMEG from the coding sequence GTGAAGGTCCTCTGGTCCCCCCTTGCAGTCGAGAGGGTTTCCGAGATAGCGCAGTACATAGCACGCGATAATCCCTCCGCAGCGGAAAAGTGGGTTAAGACCATCTTCAACAAAGTGGGCCGCCTCAAGACATTCCCGCAGAGTGGCCGCCCTCTCCCGGAGACCGGCGATCAGAGCATAAGAGAACTGATACACGGCAACTACCGAATAATATACCGGATAGAGAAGATCAGAGTTTCCATCCTTGCAGTCCGCCATGGAAAGCAGATACTGCCAGTCGAAGAAATGGAAGGATGA